A region of the Stieleria neptunia genome:
CCAGAAGTTTGCCTTCATTACACCGGAAGCCCGAGTCATCAAATCGCCTTACGAATTTAAGCCGAGAGGTCAGTCGGGAGTCATCATGTCGGAGTTGTTTCCGCATCTGGCGACCGTTGCCGATGAACTCACGGTGATTCGAAGCATGAAGACGAATGAGATCAATCATGCTTCCGGTGAGCTCTTTATGCACACCGGGCATGGGCGCATGGGGCGCCCGACGTTTGGGGCTTGGACGTCGTATGGACTAGGCACCGAAAATGAAAATCTGCCTGCCTATGTCGTGTTGAAGGATGGTCTACCGGTAGCCGGGGCGCCCATCTGGGGTAGCGGCTTTTTACCCTCAAATCATCAAGGTGTTGAGTTTCGTGGAGGCAAAACGCCCATCCACTTTCTCAGTAATCCGGAAGGAACCACGTCCGAGGAACGCCGCGCCGTAGTCGATGCGGTAAAAGAGCTCAACGGTCAGGCGTACCAGCATTATCGAGACCCGGAGATCGAGACGCGTATTTCCCAGTACGAGTTGGCGTATCGCATGCAGACCTCCGTGCCGGAGCTTGTGGATCTCAATTCCGAACCGGAGCACATCTTGAGACAATATGGTCTCCGCACTGCTCGAGGAGCCAATCCCGGTTCGAGTTTCGCTCGCAATTGTTTGCAGGCGCGCCGATTGGTTGAGGAAGGGGTCCGCTTCGTGCAGGTATTCGCAAAGGGTTGGGATCATCATGCTGACATCTATTCAGCATTGCCCCGCTCCGTCCGTAATGTCGACAAGGCCTGCGCGGCCTTGATTCAGGATTTGAAGCAACGCGGCATGCTGGACGACACCTTGGTCATTTGGGGCGGAGAGTTTGGACGTACTCCGATGGTTCAGGAGCACAATGCCGGTACCGGCGAGCTCACCGCCCCCGGCCGCGACCACCATAAAGAGTGCTTCAGCATCTGGATGGCTGGAGGCGGGGTGAAAGGAGGGTTTACCTACGGTACGACCGACGAGTTTGGATTCGGCATCGTTGAAAACCAAGTGCACGTCCACGACTTTCACGCGACGTGCATGCACCTGCTTGGGATCGACCACGAGCAACTGACTTTCCGCCATCAAGGACGCGACTACCGACTGACCGACGTCCACGGACACGTTGTGCACGATATCCTCGCATAGCTGGATCTTGTTCCGAGCTAATGCGCATCGGTGAAGGCGACCGCCCGCAATTCACGCTTCTTCTTCGAGCTGGCGGTTGGACCAACCGCTAGCACGAAAAAAATCGCGGAAATGCAGTAGGTGCTGGAGACCGAAGCGAGTTGAGGGAGCGGCAGATATTGACCATTGCCGCGCCTCCTGCGTCATTGATCCCTACTTTTCATCGTCCAGAAGGACATCAAGGTCTCGTGCAGCGTGGAGGACACGAACAATCAGTATTTCACTATCCGAAACCCGATAGAGAATCAGTTGATTTGGGAAACCGTTGATTCTCCAAATCCGCAAATCTATGGCTTGAACGGACGTGAATTGGCAGACGGACCCCGCCAGCGGCGTCTCGGCAAGAAAGTCGTAAGTTACTTCCGCTGCGTCGAGCAGTCGCAGTGCCGCAACCAGGCTATCTTTGGCGATGAACTCGGCTTGCCTGCGAAGGTCATCTTGGGCAAGCGGCTGGCCCGAATCGCAAGCTTCACCGTTTCTTGGCCACGGACTCTTTGAGACGCTGCTTTTCACGTTCCCAATAGTCGGAATCCACGGTGATGGGCGGTCCGCTTTGCAAGCCCTCCTCAGCTAGATGCTCGAGTTTATCCCGACGATTCTGAACGATACCAGACAGTCGCTGCCGCGGTAGCGAGTCCTCGCGAATGAGTGATTCAATGTACTCACTCACATTGCGATATCCGCCCTCCTCCAGCATTCCGCTGACGTGGGCTTCCGCATCGGCTGATAGATGAATCGATTGTTCGCTCATTGGAGACTCCTAATTACACTGGATCTCAAGGGAACGCGAGTCGAAGCCAAAGCCACGTGTCCGACACCCAAGATTTGTGCACGATTCAATGCACGAAACGTGCACGAATGGGGCTGATTTGGTGGAAAACATGGAAAGCTGAATTTCAGAAAACGCCGTGAAAAGCGGGGTTTCTTGAGCTTCCAGCCTCCGTTCGAGACGAAGAGGTCACGGTTGGGTTCGATTAGTGCTGAAGTGGTGGCAGAATGGTGGCAGCGTTGGCAACTTGGAGGCAACTTCGATACCATGTGATTGCAACGTCGATCGACGTTTGAGTCCGCGATTCATTGCGTTTGCAACACCGAGACAACTTTGATTCAACCTTGATTTGCAGATTCAGGTTCTAGTCCTCGATAAGGGGGTGGAGGTTCAAATCCTCTCATCCGCACTTGGTAGTCACGGGGTTTTTCGAAACCCCGTTTCTTCAGCCAAAGGCTCACTATTGGGCGGGCGGTGGCAAATGGGTGGCACCGCCCGATTGCCGTTGATCTGGCGATTGTCTTCTTCCAATCAGCCGCTCCAAGAGTCACGGCATCCGATCGCTGTGCGAGTCAGATTCTTGGGTCGTATTTCTTGACGGCCTTCTGCAAAACACGATCGGGTTATCGTCGACGTCGGAGCAGCGATTCCAGTCCGTCCTCCGCATTCAGCTGCGAACTTCGGTAGGCCGTGAGCATGGCGATGGGATCGATGAATCGCCAAGCGGGCAAGCTGGCCGCCGCAAAACGGGTCAGGCCTCTTTTCCAGCCCGGTCTCCGACGACCGTCCCGATCCGCCGAGCAATTTCGAATCCGGTGCACCATGCCTTGAGTAGCATTTCAACACATGGAACCAATGGCTCCACCCGGAAAACCTGTCCTTAGGCGATGACGTCGTGGACGACTTGCCCCGAGACGTCGGTCAGGCGGTAATCACGACCTGCGTATCGGTACGTCAGGCGTTCATGATCGAAGCCCAACAGGTGCAGCATCGTGGCGTGCAGGTCATGCACCGAGACCGGGTTCTCGACGGCTTTGAAGCCGAACTCATCGGTCGCACCGTAGATCGTTCCGCCCTTGATGCCTCCCCCTGCCATCCAGAGCGAGAAACCCCAGTGATTGTGATCGCGCCCCTGGCTGGCACCCGATCCGTTTTGCCCCAGTTCCACTGACGGCGTGCGTCCGAATTCGCCACTGCACAGGATCAATGTCTTGCCGAGCAGGCCGCGTTGCTTGAGATCGTTGATTAGGGCCGCGATCCCTTGATCACACTGGTTCGCGACATTGCGGTGGGCGTCCTTGATGTTGTTGTGACTGTCCCATGGCTGACCGGCACCGTGCCAAACCTGCACGTACCGCACGCCGCGTTCGACCAAACGCCGAGCCAGCAACAGTTGGCGGTTTTGAATCCCTTCGCCATACAGCTTCAACGTGTGTTCCGACTCCTGACTGGTATCGAACGCATCGGTGGCTTCCATTTGCATTCGGTACGCGAGGTCAAACGACTGAATCCGCGCCTCCAAATCAGCTTCATCGGGACGCCCTGCCAAGTGCCTGGCATTGAGCGTCTGCAGGACTTCCAGCTGCGCCAGTTGATCCGATTGGCTCATCCGCTCGTTGCGAATATGACGAATCAGCTTGGTCGGATCGGTCTGAGCCGTGTCGACCAAGGTGCCTTGGTAGCTGCCCGGCAGAAACGCGGATTGCCAGTTGCCTGCCCCCGCCACCGGCAGACCGCCCGGACAGAGTGCGACAAATCCGGGAAGGTTCTGATTCTCGCTGCCCATGCCCCAGGTTAACCACGACCCGAAACTGGGACGCACCAAACGGGAATGGCCGGTGTTCATCAACATCAGCATCATTTCGTGGCTGGGCAATTCGGCGTACATGGACCGAATCACTGCTAAATCGTCAGCGCACTGGGCCACACGCGGGAACAAGTCGCTGATCGGCATCCCACATTCGCCGTGCTGTTGAAATTGAAACGGCGACGGCAGGGCGACCCCCGTCTTGCGTTCGGTCTGCAGGTTATCAAACGGCAACATCTGACCCGCGCGACGGGTCAGTTCGGGTTTCGGGTCAAAAGTATCCACCTGCGACATGCCGCCGTTGAGAAAGATGTGAATCACATGCTCGGCGCGAGCCGGAAAGTGGGTTGCGGCCCCGGCGGTTGCCAACTGACCGGCCAGCATCTCGGCTAGAGCCACCGATCCGATCCCCAGGCCACAGCGGCGCAGAAACTGCCGACGAGGCGAGATGTAGCAGTTGTCCATGATGATCTTGCTCGTGTAAGGATCTCTGTGTGACGGATGAGTCATCCAATCGGCCGGCCGGTCAATCCAGGAAAACAAACTCATTGGAGGCCAGCATGGCATGAGCCAATTGAGCCCATCGATCGGTTTCATTCGCCACGGCCGCAACGGATGCCACTTCGGTTGCGTCTTCATCAGGCGTCTCGACTTGTCGCTGGGGACGAGTGACAAAGGCGATCGCCAAGTCGCGTTCCTGTTGATCGGGCTGGCGCAAATAAATCCGCTCGTACAACCATTCCACGCGGTCTGTATTTGTCGCGGCCGCATCGACAGCCAGCTCGGCCACCGCGGCAGCCCGGTCCTGAACGAAGGCGGAGTTCAGAGCGTACAGCGTCTGCTGGGGGACGATCGTGTCGGGGCGTTTGACCGTGCACGATGTCGGGTCCGCACCATCAAACGTGCTGGACAAACTAGAAATGATGTCACGATTGATGAACGCGTACACGCTGCGGCGGGGGACCACCGGATCGGCTTCCAGGTCGAACGGTCGACCGCCCATGGTCGTCGTGTTCAGTTCGCCCGAAACAGCCAACAACGCGTCTCGCATCGATTCCATATCCAAACGTTTGCGCGGCATCCGCCACAGCAAGCGGTTCTCCGCATCGCGTCGGCGCGCTTCTGTATTCTCCACCGAAGCCTGCTGGTACACGTCCGACAGCATGATCCGGCGGTGCATTTTCTTGATCGACCAGCCGTCATCGGCAAACGCTGTGGCCAAGTGATCGAGTAGCTGCGGATGCGTGGGCGGTGTGCCGCGGGTCCCCAGGTCATCGGGCGTACGGACCAGCCCCAAACCAAAATGATGCCGCCAAATCCAGTTCACGATGACACGTCGGGTCAGCGGGTTTTCCGGATCGACAATGGCATCGGCCAGACCACGACGGCGCTGTCCATCGGCAAAGGGCGTCGGGTTGTGTGGAGCCACAGCGGTCAGGAACCGCGCTTCGACCCGCTCGCCACGGCGGATCGGATTGCCGCGGAGGAACACGCGGGTTTCGGGCGGCGCTTCGGATTCGGCCAGCACCATGCCGCGAGGCGGCGAACCGGGCGCGTTCAGGTGCAAGTTGTGGATCGTGCCACGCTTGCCGGACAGTTTATCCGACACCGTGCGGTTGAGCATTTTGGCAGCGAGCTCGTCCGGCACATCGGTCGGGGTGCCGGATTCGTACAAGTGTCGCCGCAGCTGTTGATTGATCGCGCTATTGATTTCAGCGTGTCGCGGATCCTCGTCCGTGATCAGATCCCCGGCCGGCGTCGCTTCCAAGGATGCCTCGTGCAACGCCGTCAACCAGCCGAGATGCACCTCCGCAAACAGTTTGCCGTAGGCTTCGGCCAATTCGATCAGCGATGCCGGTTTGGATTCCTCCAGCGCGTCGAGAACTCGCGGATTCCATTTCGGAGCCTCCACGCTCATGTTGTGCAGATCTTTGAACTTCGCCGGATCGCCGTTCTCCGCCTTCAACGTCTGCACCAATCCTTCGCACGCCGCTTGGAACTGTTCCGCAGGAGTCTCCTGCAGCCGGACCCAAGCAAAGAACACCGGATCCTGTTCGCTAAGCGTGTTTAAATAGATCCGCCAACGATGAAGCACAACGGGACGCACATCGTCGGTGCGGTAGGACAGGAACGCCGCCGAGAGATCTTGCTCGGGGACGCCCTTGGCCAACTCCGTCAAGTACAAACCGACTTGGCTGCGCAAACGGTTCCGCATCACTTCCATCTGATCGCGAGCCATATCGCGATAGATCGTCTGTCGTTTTACCAGTTGGCGTTGGTAGTCGCGCAGCGGGTCTGTCAGCGGTGGTTCGCCCAGCACCGGCAGTTCGTCCGGCGACTCGCTGCTGGCCAGGGTCGCGTACAGGGCGTAGTAATCGGTGGTGGGGATTTCGTCGAATTTGTGGTCGTGGCAGCGGGCGCAGGCCACGGTCACACCCATCAATCCACGCGTGACCACGTCGATCTGGTCGTCGATCAAATCATGCACGCTACGGAACTGCATGCCCACCGTCAAAAACCCCAACGCCGCCAGAGCGGGATCGTTGTCCGGCAGGTCCAGTTGATCGGCGGCCAGTTGTTGCAGAACGAATTTATCGTAGGGCAAGTCTTCGTTGAACGCAGCGATCACATAATCGCGATAGGTGTACGAAAACGGAAATCGCGTGAAGCCGATGGCCGAACCGCCGTGGGTGTCGGCATAGCGAGCGATGTCCAGCCAATGACGACCCCAGCGTTCGCCATAACGGGGCGACCGGAGCAATCGATCGATCACCTTGGCAAACGCCTGATCGTCGGGGGCGGCGTCGTTGACGAACGCCTGGACCTCCGGTGGCGAGGGAGGCAGGCCGATCAAGTCAAACGTGGCTCGCCGAATCAGCCGCCGGCGGTCTAACCGCGGGGCAAGCGTCAGGCCGTTCTTCTCCAACGCCGCGACGATAAAGCGATCGATCTCGGTAGAAGCGGCGCCCTTGGGCTCGGGGACTTCGGGGTTGCGAATCGGTTGATACGCCCAATGCCCCTCAAACTTTGCGCCCTGGTCGATCCAACGCCGCAGGATCTCGATCTCTCTTGCCGTCGGTCGTTTTTGCATTTCCGGGGGCGGCATCTGCATGTCCGGATCTGCGCTCGTCAACCGCAAGATCATTTCGCTGGCATCGGGGTCACCCGGCACGATCGCCGCCGTCGTGCTGTCGTTGGCAATGTCCAGCCGCAAGTCGGCTTGGCGATGCTGTTCGTCCGGGCCATGGCACTGAACACAGTACTCCGCCAGGATCGGCCGCACGTCGCCGCTGAAGCTGATGTCGCTTGCCGTCGCAGACGATCCGCACAGGCCAACCGCCAAGCACAGCGGAATCGCAATCCGGAAAACCATTCGGCCGTTCGGAGCTTGGCGAGTCGTCATCGATTGCCTCATCGTCTATCAAGGCGAGAAACGGCGGGGGAGCGCCCAGCATCGCTTTCGCCGCACGAGGAAGTTGGGTGGGAGGGAAAGCAACTGTCGGCAAGCACGCCGCACGCCCTCTCGACGAATCCACGCGGAAACGTCAATCAGGCCCGCGGCCGAATCAAGACGACAGATTCAGCAGTCTTCCAAGGTGGGGTGGCCCCTTAGTTTAACACCGTTTCCGTGCGTCTGCGCGCGTCGCGGTGCAGGTCGGTGGGGCCGGATGAGTGCGACCGACCGGGATGGCAGAAAAATGAGAGACACGGAAGACGCAACGACAAGAAAATGGGTGACAAGAAGATGGGAACGCCCGCAGCAATTTCCAATGGGGCAACCGAGTCACACGCGGACACGGCTCAGCTTCCAGACATCCAGAACGTCCCAGGCCCAATTTTCTTGTCACCCATTTTCCTGTCGCCCGCTTCCCTCGCAGCCCACCTATTTTTCTGCCCCCATTTTTCTGCCATCTCAGCAGACTCGGAAGACGGAACAACAAAAACTTTGATGATCCAAAATCACCGGACTCATCATCAACAACTTGGTGTTGCCGTCCCGCCAGGGCATCGTGTGCCTAAGGTTTGATTTCTACATCGATGGAGTCAACGACGAGATAGGCGCCGATGGAGTCTTTCGTCAATCGCTCCGTTTGCAGCACGATCGTGATCGGAAGCTTCTCTTCCACGACTACTTTTGTGGACAACTCGTAGAAGAAGTCATTTCCGGTCACACCCGACGGTTTCGGATTGTTGCCGCGACGTCTTTTCTCCGCTGTCGCCCCGCGCGTCTCTCGCTTGGCGGCCTTTGCATCAGCGTCCGCCGCTCGTGATCCCTGCGATGCCGTGTTGGTTTTGGGATCGATGATCGCCGTCTTGCCACTGGCGGATAGGATCGCACGTCCCACCGACCCATCGTCCGTGCTGTAATACCCGCGGACCTGGATCGTCACCGTCGCGTCGTCGGAGGCGTCTTTGAGTGGCAGCACAAACGTAGCGTGCTTGACCTCTGCGGCATCCCCATAGGAATAGCTATACAACCGATCGATTAGAATCGTAGCGGCTTTCCCGTCGGAACTGAAATTGACGGAGTGACTCGTCGGTACTTCGACATTCACCACGCCCGCGAGGAGCGTATCGTTGACGACGATTGGGTCGTCGCCGTACTGAAAGGACATCTCGGAACTGGACGCCGAAATGTTTTTGATCGGTGGCAACTGGACTCCGGCAAACGAATCTGACTTCGGATTCGTTGCGGAAGTAAGCGAATCATTGTGCCCCTGTCGGAAAACGTCGTTCGCATTCCCGCGGTTCAATCCCTTTTCGAGCTCCCAAAGCCCATCGGCTTGAATCAGGCCCACCTTATAATGCTCCGCGGGATAGCCGGGGGAACCGGGATACCCGGGCTGATCATTTTCCGGAACCGAGTCGTCGATGTGCCAGATCGCCAGCCCTCCCTGCCCTCCCGTTCCGGCCGGTATTGCGCCTTCGTAGCGACCGACCGCTTGCCGATTCTCGATCAGCAGATATTCACTTAACGAACCGCTCGGGTAGTTGATTCGATAGATGTTGGCGCCCGGCAGGGCGGTCGGTTCAATTTCGTAAGTGTCAGGCGTGGAGAGAACTTGGGCGGAATTCCAACTGAGAAAGATCTTGCACCAAGCCGACATGTGTGGCGGACGAAATTGACTGCCATCAAAGCCCCAACTGTTCGCCATCAAACACCACGATCCACAGCCCTCGCCTTTGCCACTGTAGTCATACAGGTCGGGTAGGCCGAAGAAGTGCCCGAGTTCGTGACAAATCACGCCGATTCGGCCGATCGCGGTTCCACTCGTCCCCCAGATTCCAGGATTGATGTTGTAGTTGCTCACTTTCACACCGGACGCCGGATCGGTCCAGGGAGTCATCGTCCAGCGATGCGACCAAATTCGATCCTCCATGTCGGCGCCGCCCGCGACCCCGCCGAACTCTGCCGCATATCCCGAATGAACGAACGTGATTGCGTCAATCCAACCGTCCCCCGCGCCGCCATTCTCGTTGTCGAACTCGGCAAAGTCGACCGAACCACTCGCACGGACGATATCAAGTCCATCGCGGAGCGCTTCCCAAATCCGTGAGCTGAGTCCACTCTGGCCGTTGGCGTAGTACGATTCCGTTTTCGGCAGCGTGACCCAGTCGACCACCGTCGACTCCAAGTTCAACTTGCCATAGGAGTTCTCTTGGTAGAACATCTTGACGCTCCCTGTCGGTGCAAGATTGGGCACCGGGGACTGCGCGTTGAAGAGTTGATCGTAATCCGCCTTCGAAGGCAAATTTCGGTTGGCATGATCTGCGAACCTCAATAACACGACCAGGTTCTTGACCGTTCCCAGCGGCGCCGCAGCGCGGGACGGAATATTCTGTTCCGGCAATCGGCTGCGGATCATCCGCTGCACATTCTCCGGTGGTGGAATCAACCGCCGCGTCAGGTCTTGTGGCACCTCCGATCCGACCGCGACATCGGTGGGCGTCCAATTGGAATTGGCATCCAGCTGTGCATAGACGTAACGCCCATTGGCGTCTTTCATGACCGTGTACCCGGGAGTGGCAGCGAGCGCCGCATCAGCCGGGCTCAGCACGCCCCCGCGCTGAATGTTTCTGGCTTCCGGCACGGACTCGTACCAGTTCAACTT
Encoded here:
- a CDS encoding ribbon-helix-helix domain-containing protein; the encoded protein is MSEQSIHLSADAEAHVSGMLEEGGYRNVSEYIESLIREDSLPRQRLSGIVQNRRDKLEHLAEEGLQSGPPITVDSDYWEREKQRLKESVAKKR
- a CDS encoding DUF1501 domain-containing protein; translation: MKNLNQRINLVNRRDLLRQGTLGIGSLALSQLLSRDFQASAAGPSRPKLHHAPRAKNVIFLHMVGGPSQMDTFDPKPALDKWDGQSLPGELTEGQKFAFITPEARVIKSPYEFKPRGQSGVIMSELFPHLATVADELTVIRSMKTNEINHASGELFMHTGHGRMGRPTFGAWTSYGLGTENENLPAYVVLKDGLPVAGAPIWGSGFLPSNHQGVEFRGGKTPIHFLSNPEGTTSEERRAVVDAVKELNGQAYQHYRDPEIETRISQYELAYRMQTSVPELVDLNSEPEHILRQYGLRTARGANPGSSFARNCLQARRLVEEGVRFVQVFAKGWDHHADIYSALPRSVRNVDKACAALIQDLKQRGMLDDTLVIWGGEFGRTPMVQEHNAGTGELTAPGRDHHKECFSIWMAGGGVKGGFTYGTTDEFGFGIVENQVHVHDFHATCMHLLGIDHEQLTFRHQGRDYRLTDVHGHVVHDILA
- a CDS encoding DUF1501 domain-containing protein — protein: MDNCYISPRRQFLRRCGLGIGSVALAEMLAGQLATAGAATHFPARAEHVIHIFLNGGMSQVDTFDPKPELTRRAGQMLPFDNLQTERKTGVALPSPFQFQQHGECGMPISDLFPRVAQCADDLAVIRSMYAELPSHEMMLMLMNTGHSRLVRPSFGSWLTWGMGSENQNLPGFVALCPGGLPVAGAGNWQSAFLPGSYQGTLVDTAQTDPTKLIRHIRNERMSQSDQLAQLEVLQTLNARHLAGRPDEADLEARIQSFDLAYRMQMEATDAFDTSQESEHTLKLYGEGIQNRQLLLARRLVERGVRYVQVWHGAGQPWDSHNNIKDAHRNVANQCDQGIAALINDLKQRGLLGKTLILCSGEFGRTPSVELGQNGSGASQGRDHNHWGFSLWMAGGGIKGGTIYGATDEFGFKAVENPVSVHDLHATMLHLLGFDHERLTYRYAGRDYRLTDVSGQVVHDVIA
- a CDS encoding PSD1 and planctomycete cytochrome C domain-containing protein → MTTRQAPNGRMVFRIAIPLCLAVGLCGSSATASDISFSGDVRPILAEYCVQCHGPDEQHRQADLRLDIANDSTTAAIVPGDPDASEMILRLTSADPDMQMPPPEMQKRPTAREIEILRRWIDQGAKFEGHWAYQPIRNPEVPEPKGAASTEIDRFIVAALEKNGLTLAPRLDRRRLIRRATFDLIGLPPSPPEVQAFVNDAAPDDQAFAKVIDRLLRSPRYGERWGRHWLDIARYADTHGGSAIGFTRFPFSYTYRDYVIAAFNEDLPYDKFVLQQLAADQLDLPDNDPALAALGFLTVGMQFRSVHDLIDDQIDVVTRGLMGVTVACARCHDHKFDEIPTTDYYALYATLASSESPDELPVLGEPPLTDPLRDYQRQLVKRQTIYRDMARDQMEVMRNRLRSQVGLYLTELAKGVPEQDLSAAFLSYRTDDVRPVVLHRWRIYLNTLSEQDPVFFAWVRLQETPAEQFQAACEGLVQTLKAENGDPAKFKDLHNMSVEAPKWNPRVLDALEESKPASLIELAEAYGKLFAEVHLGWLTALHEASLEATPAGDLITDEDPRHAEINSAINQQLRRHLYESGTPTDVPDELAAKMLNRTVSDKLSGKRGTIHNLHLNAPGSPPRGMVLAESEAPPETRVFLRGNPIRRGERVEARFLTAVAPHNPTPFADGQRRRGLADAIVDPENPLTRRVIVNWIWRHHFGLGLVRTPDDLGTRGTPPTHPQLLDHLATAFADDGWSIKKMHRRIMLSDVYQQASVENTEARRRDAENRLLWRMPRKRLDMESMRDALLAVSGELNTTTMGGRPFDLEADPVVPRRSVYAFINRDIISSLSSTFDGADPTSCTVKRPDTIVPQQTLYALNSAFVQDRAAAVAELAVDAAATNTDRVEWLYERIYLRQPDQQERDLAIAFVTRPQRQVETPDEDATEVASVAAVANETDRWAQLAHAMLASNEFVFLD
- a CDS encoding M6 family metalloprotease domain-containing protein, which gives rise to MWLRQIGCAFIVLCIATEQSAMGNLASPFPVEVTQPSGETIQLYIRGNEKLNWYESVPEARNIQRGGVLSPADAALAATPGYTVMKDANGRYVYAQLDANSNWTPTDVAVGSEVPQDLTRRLIPPPENVQRMIRSRLPEQNIPSRAAAPLGTVKNLVVLLRFADHANRNLPSKADYDQLFNAQSPVPNLAPTGSVKMFYQENSYGKLNLESTVVDWVTLPKTESYYANGQSGLSSRIWEALRDGLDIVRASGSVDFAEFDNENGGAGDGWIDAITFVHSGYAAEFGGVAGGADMEDRIWSHRWTMTPWTDPASGVKVSNYNINPGIWGTSGTAIGRIGVICHELGHFFGLPDLYDYSGKGEGCGSWCLMANSWGFDGSQFRPPHMSAWCKIFLSWNSAQVLSTPDTYEIEPTALPGANIYRINYPSGSLSEYLLIENRQAVGRYEGAIPAGTGGQGGLAIWHIDDSVPENDQPGYPGSPGYPAEHYKVGLIQADGLWELEKGLNRGNANDVFRQGHNDSLTSATNPKSDSFAGVQLPPIKNISASSSEMSFQYGDDPIVVNDTLLAGVVNVEVPTSHSVNFSSDGKAATILIDRLYSYSYGDAAEVKHATFVLPLKDASDDATVTIQVRGYYSTDDGSVGRAILSASGKTAIIDPKTNTASQGSRAADADAKAAKRETRGATAEKRRRGNNPKPSGVTGNDFFYELSTKVVVEEKLPITIVLQTERLTKDSIGAYLVVDSIDVEIKP
- a CDS encoding type II toxin-antitoxin system RelE/ParE family toxin; the encoded protein is MKSSVSKSPWPRNGEACDSGQPLAQDDLRRQAEFIAKDSLVAALRLLDAAEVTYDFLAETPLAGSVCQFTSVQAIDLRIWRINGFPNQLILYRVSDSEILIVRVLHAARDLDVLLDDEK